CCTTGGCCGGGCTCAGTGCGTGCGCCGAGCGGGCACCGCGCAGCCGCCGCGCCAGCCGCAGGACGCCGGAGCGCACCGCCCGGGCCGTGGCGAGATCATCATCCATGATTAGTAATGTACTTAGTATTACCTCGATCGTCCAGTGTTGCGGGGGCACGTAAGTGGAAACTATGTAGTCAAGTATCTATTACTAACTGGCGGACTCGGGGAGCGCAGCCGGTCGTGCCTGAGGGGACCATCGGCTCAGCGGAGCGCGACGTCCATCGAACGGGACGGGACGGCGTCGAGCGCGGCGAGCGTGGCCGCGTCGAGCACGATGTCGCCGGCCGCGATGTTCTCCTCGAGATGCTCCGCGCTCGCGGTGCCCGGGATGAGGTGGGTGTTCGGGGCGTGGTGCAGCAGCCAGGCGAGGCCGATCTGGGCCGGCGTGCGGCCGAGGGCCCGCGCGGCGTGCCGGACCGCCGGCTCGTCGGTCACCACCGGCAGACCGCGGAAGGCGCCGCCCAGTGGGAAGAACGGGACCCAGGCGATGTCCTCCGCGACGCAGAGCTCCAGCATGTCCTCGTCGTCGCGCCCGATGAGGTTGTAGGCGTTCTGCACGCAGGCGATGCCGGCCGGGAGGGCCCGGCGCAGGACGTCGAGGGTGACGCTGCTGAGCCCGATCGCGCCGATCTTGCCCTCGTCGCGCAGGGCCGTCATCACCGCGAGCTGGTCGTCGAGGCCGACGAGCTGGTCGCCCTCGGCGAGCACGCCGGGCCGCCGGTCGGCGCGGCGCAGGTTCACCAGCGGGATCCGGTCGAGGCCGAGTGCCCGGAGGTTGTCCTCGACGCTCGCGCGGAGCTCTTCGGGCCGTTGCGCGAGGCGGAGCGGGATCGGGCCGCCGGGGTCGGGGTCCGCGCCGACCTTGCTCGCGACGAGGACGTCGTCCCCCGGCCGGATCGCCTGGCGGATGACCTCGTTGACGAAGCCGTTGCCGTAGAACTGGGCGGTGTCGACGTGGTCGACGCCGAGCTCGAACGCGCGGCGCAGGAGCGCGACGGCCGCGCCGGGGTCGCTGTGCAGGCTCTCGAGCCGCATGGCGCCGTACCCGACACGGGAGACGGTGCGGCCGGCCAGGGGAGAAGGCATGGTTGTCCCGCTTTCGTGCGATGATGGCGAAGCGGAGGAGCCTCCGCTAACCCGAAGGTAGCACAACCGGAGGTGCCTCCGCTTTGTCTTCGCCCGAATCCCCGGACCGCCCGGCCCGCTCCGACGCGCGCCGCAACCGCGAGAAGCTCATCGCGGTCGCGCGGCGCGCCTTCGCGGCCGCCGACGGCACCGTCGCCCTCGAAGCGATCGCCCGCGACGCGGGGGTCGGGATCGGCACGCTCTACCGCCACTTCCCGACGCGCGAGGCGCTGGTCGAGGCGGTGTACGCGGCCGAACTCGACGACGTCACGGCCGGCGCGCCGGCGCTGCTGGCCGAATTCCCGCCCGAGGTCGCGTTGCGCGCGTGGATGGATCGCTACGCGGCGTTCGTCGAGACGAAGCGGGGAATGGGCGACCTCTTCCGCGCGAGCGTGGCTTCGGGGCGCATCGCGACCCCGGCGACGCGCCGTCGCCTCACGGCCGCGGTCGGGTCGATTCTGGAGCGCGGGGCGCGCGCGGGCACGTTGCGGGCCGACGTCGACGCCGAGGACGTCGTCCTGATGCTTCTCGGGATTTTCCTCGCCGCCGCGGATCGGGACGCGGAGCGGATCGGGCGGCAGCTCGATCTTGTTGTCGACGCCGTCCGCCCGAAACCACCGGAATGACGGCCGGGCGCACGGGGTGAGCCGATCTTGGGAATCGTCCTGCCCGCTCGCGTATCGGCCATGATCGCGACGCCGTCGCGGTGAGCGCGTCATTCGACGGCTTCACTTCCCGGATTGATCCCGATTGACGGGACCCCTCGAAGTGTCCTCGCCGCACTTGTTACGGGCCATTCGGGTGACGCCCGGTGGGCCGCGACTTTCGATCCTTGCATACTGGCTGGTATCCCGTCCGTTCTCCGGTGGCGACTCAGGGCGTCCGGTGACGGCGAGTCTTCGCAGGTGGGCACGTTGTCAAAAAGTCAAACCTCCCAATCGAGGTAACATTTTCCGGCAGAAGAGTGAACAAAAACACCTGGTGTACTACTCCCCGTCCGGGCGGTCATCCGCGTTTTTTCGGGCTTTCGCTTAATCCTCCGTTCGGCGGTACGAGCATGGCGTCCACTGGGTAGCGTGAGGCCAATCCGGCTGGTCTTGGGGGGCCTCTAGACCGCCGGATGACTGACCTGTCGCACTAGAACACCGGTTGTCGCGAGCGTTCGACTGCCGCTGGCGCCAAATCGGCGCCGCGGTGACGGGCGTCGAAAACGGAACTGTTTCCGAGCTTCGCTGCGCGGCTTCACGGCGGAAAGGATCATTGTGTCGCGCACTTGTTCCACCGTGTTCACCTGGCGTTCCGAGTGCCGGGACGATTTGTTGAACGAGTGGCAAGAAGTGCCGTCGACCCCCCGCTGACGCCCCCTCATGCTCGAAAGGTTCCCGCAATGCCGCGATACGACGTCTCGGTTCCTGCCGCCGTTGTGCCGGGAGACGACGACAGTTCGACCCTCTCCGAACTGATCGGCGACCAAACCGCCCGGACCCCGGAAGCGCTTGCGTTGACCGGTGCCGACGGCACGATGACCTACGCGGCGTTGAACGCGCGGGCGAACCGGTTGTCGCGCTTGCTGGTGCGCCGCGGTGCCGGGCCGGAACGCGTCGTCGCGCTGGTCCTGCCCAGGTCGGCCGACCTGATCGTCGCGCAGCTGGCGGTGGCCAAGGCCGGCGCCGCGTTCCTGCCCGTCGACCCCGACCAGCCCGCCGAGCGGATCGCCTTCATGCTCGCCGACGCACGGCCGGTGCTCGTCGTGACCCGCTCGTCCGCGAACCGGGCCGGCGCCGGCCCGGCGGACACCACCCTCGACCTCGACGACCCCGGGCTGCTCGACGGCCTGCCCGGCGACGACCCCGGCCAGACGCGCCCGCTGCACGTCGACAACCCGGCCTACCTCATCTACACGTCCGGCTCGACCGGCGTCCCCAAGGGCGTGCTCGTCACCCACCGCGGCCTCGCCGGCTTCGCCGCCGCGATGCGGGAGCGCTACGACGTGCGGCCCGGCGACCGCGTCCTGGAATTCGCTTCACCCAGCTTCGACGCGTCGATCCTGGAACTCTGCATGGCGTTGCCGACGGGTGCGGCGCTGGTCGTGCCCCCGGCCGGCCCGCTGCTGGGCGACCGGCTCGCCGGGGTCCTGGCCGAGCACGAGGTGACCCACGCGCTGATCCCGCCGGTCGCGCTGGCCACGCTGTCGCAGGCGCACGCCGCCGCGCTGCCGGACTTCCGCACGGTGATCGTCGGCGGGGACGCCTGCCCGCCCGAACTCGTCCGGACCTGGGCACCCGGGCGCCGGATGATCAACTCCTACGGCCCCACCGAGTTCACCGTCGTGGCGACCTGGAGCGACCCGCTCGTGCCCGGCGGCACGCCCCCGATCGGCCGGGCGCTGCCGGACGCGACCGCGTACGTGCTCGACGAGGCACTGCGCCCGGCGACCACCGGGGAGCTCTACCTCGCCGGCCCGAAGCTGGCCCGCGGGTACCTCGACCGGCCGGGGCTGACCGCGAGCCGGTTCGTGGCCGATCCGTTCGGCGGGCCCGGTGCCCGGATGTACCGGACCGGCGACGTCGTCCGCCGGACCGCCGCCGGCGAGCTGGAGTTCGTCGGGCGGACCGACCACCAGGTCAAGATCCGCGGCTTCCGGATCGAACCCGGCGAGATCGAAGCGCTGCTGCTGAGCCGCCAGGACGTCCGGGAGGCGGTCGTCGTCGCCCGCGAGGACCAGCCCGGCGTCAAACGCCTGGTCGCCTACTTCGCCGGGGACGCCGATCCGGCGGCCCTGCGGTCGGCCGCGGCCGACCGGCTGCCGCCGTACATGGTCCCGGCCGCGTTCGTCCCGCTCAAGGCGATGCCGCTGACGCACCACGGCAAGCTCGACCGCGACGCGCTGCCCGAACCCGACTGGCGGGCCCAGGTCCGCGCCACCCACACCGCGCCCCGGACCCCGGTCGAGCAGGCCCTGGCCGAGATCTGGGCCGACGTGCTCGGCGTGCCCGAGGTCGGCGTGGACATCGGCGTGGATGCGGACTTCTTCGAACTCGGCGGGGACTCGATCCTCGGGGCGCGGGCGCTCGCCCGGATCCGCGCCCGGTTCGGGTCCGACCTGTCCCCGCGGGTGGTGTTCGACGCCCGCACCATCGCGAAACTCGCCGAGCTGCTGCCCGACGACGGCGCCCCGGCCGGCCGGATCGAGCCGGTGGCGCACGACGCCGTGGTGCCGCTGTCGCCGGTCCAGCGTCGCCTGTGGGTGCTCGACCGGCAGAACCCCGGCAACACCGAATACAACGCCGGCGTCGGCCTCACCCTGTCCGGCCCGCTGGACCGCGAGGCCCTGCGCACCGCACTGGACGCGCTGGCCGCGCGGCACGAGTCGCTGCGGACGACGTTCCGGACCGTCGACGGCGAAGGCGTCCAGGTCGTCGCCGGGACGGGGACGATCCCGCTGCGGGAAGCCGTCGCCGAGGCCGGCCTGGACGCGCAGCTCGCGGCCGAACTGGACCGCCCCTTCGACCTGACCACCGGCCCGCTCACCCGGGCCACGCTGATCCGGCGCGGCCCGGACGAACACCTGCTTCTGCTGTGCCAGCACCACATCGTCACCGACGGCTGGTCGGTCGGCCTGCTGGTCGACGAGCTGGCCGCGCTCTACGCGGGGGAGAAGCTCGCCCCGCTGGAGATCGGCTACCGCGACTACTCCCGCTGGCACCGCGACCGGCTGGCCGGGCCGCTGCGCGAGCGGCAGCTGGCGTACTGGCGCGAGCAGCTCGCCGGCCTCGAACCCCTGGACCTGCCGACCGACCGGCCGCGTCCGCCGGTCCGCGCCACCGAAGGCGCGATCCGCCGGTACGAACTGCCCGCCGGCCTCACCGAATTGAGTCACGACACCGGCACGACGCTGTTCACGACGCTGACCGCGCTCGTCCAGGTGCTGCTGGCCCGCTACACCGGGCAGGACGACGTCGCCGTCGGCACCGCGGTGTCCGGCCGCGACCACGACCAGCTCGAACGGCTCGCCGGGTTCTTCGTCAACACCCTCGTCCTGCGGTCCGCCCTCGACCCCGCGCAGCCGTTCGACGAGTTCCTCGACCGGGTCAGGGAAACGACGCTGGCGGCCTTCGCCGCCGCCGAAGTGCCCTTCGACCAGGTCGTCGACGACCTGCGGCCGGCCCGTGACCCGAGCCGGACCCCGCTGGTGCAGGTCCTGCTGGTGCTGCAGCAGGACCTCGTCCGGCCCCGGGAGGCGGGCGCCCTCCGCCTGGGCGAGCACGACCTGCCCCGCCCCCGGGCCCGGTTCGACCTCGTGCTGGAGTTCCAGCCGCAGGGCCGCAGCGTCGCGATCGAGTACGACACCGCGCTCTTCGACGCCGAGACGATCGACCGTTTCGCCGGGCACCTGCGGGTGCTCGCGGAGGCGGTGGTCGCCGATCCGCGCCGTCCGGTGGCCGAGCTGCCGCTCATGGCCGGCGCCGAGCTGGCCCACCTGGACGACCTCGCCCGCGGGCCGGTGCTCGAAGCGCCGGAAACCACGCTGCCGCAGCTGTTCGAGGCCCAGGCGGCCCGCACGCCGGACGCGGTCGCCGTCGTCTGCGAGGACCGCTCGCTCACCTACTCCGAGCTCGACGAGCAGGCCAACCGGCTGGCCCGGATCCTCGTCGAACGGGGCGCCGGACCCGAGCGGTTCGTCGCCGTCTCCCTGCCACGCACCGAACGGATTCTGGTGGCGCTGCTCGGCGTGCTGAAGTCAGGTGCCGCTTACCTCCCGGTCGATCCGGCCTACCCGGCCGACCGGAAGGAACTGATCCTCGACGACGCCGCCCCGGCTCTGCTGCTCACGCCCGACGGCCGGGGCCCCGGATCCGTTCCCGCCCTCGCGTTCGACGGCCCCGGCCTGCTCGCCGGCCGGTCCGCCGCGCCGCTCGTCCGCGCCACGAACCCGGACCACCCGGCCTACGTGATCCACACGTCCGGCTCGACCGGCCGCCCCAAGGGCGTCGTGGTCGCCCACCGCAGCGCCGCGAACCTGATGGCCTGGGCCGGAACCGACTTCCGGGACGTCTTCCGGCCCGGGTCCACAGTGGTCGCTTCGACGTCGCTGAACTTCGACGTCTCGGTGTTCGAGATCTTCGGGCCGCTGATGACCGGTGCCACCGTCGAAATCGTCCGTGACGTGCTGGCCCTCGGCGAAGGCGAGCACGACGGCCGGCCGGTCGGCCTGGTCAGCGGCGTGCCGTCGGCGTTCGCCCAGCTGCTGGCACAGGGCGCGGTGTCGGTGCGGCCGTCCACTGTGGTCCTGGCGGGCGAGGCACTGACGCTGCACGCGCTGCACGACATCCGGAAAGCCTTGCCGGACAGCCGGATCGCCAACATCTACGGGCCCACCGAGTCCACTGTGTACGCCACGGCGTGGTACCACGACACCGACCGCACCCCGCCGATCGGCCGTCCGATCGCCGGGATCCGCGCGTACGTGCTCGACCGCGGCATGCGGCCCGTGCCCGTCGGCGTACCCGGCGAACTGCACCTCGGCGGCGCCGGCGTGGCCCGGGGTTACCTCGGCCGGCCGGGCCTGACCGCCGGCCGGTTCGTGGCCGACCCCTTCGGCGAGCCGGGCGCCCGGATGTACCGCACCGGCGACGTCGTGCGCTGGACCACCCGCGGCGAGCTGGAGTACCTGGGCCGCGCCGACGACCAGGTCAAGATCCGCGGCTTCCGGATCGAGCCCGGCGAGATCGAGGCCGCGCTGCGGCAGCACCCGGACGTGACCGAGGCGGTGGTCGTCGCCCGCACCGACGCCGGGCACCAGCGGCTGGTCGCCTACGTCGTCCCGGACGCGCCCGCGGACCTGCGGGAGTTCCTCGGCGCGTCGCTGCCCGCCCACCTCGTGCCCTCGGCGTTCGTACCGCTCGAGCGGCTGCCGCTCAACCCCAGCGGCAAACTCGACCGGCGCGCCCTGCCGGCCCCGGACTGGGCCGGCGGTACCACCCGCGTCGCGCCGCGCACCGAAACCGAACGGCTGCTCGCGGACATCTGGGCCGACGCCCTCGGGCTGCCCGAGGTCGGCGTCGAGGACAACTTCTTCGAACTCGGCGGCGACTCCATCCTCGGCATCCGGCTGGTGTCCGAGGCCGCGAAGGCGGGCCTGCGGATCACCACCAAGGACATCTTCCGGCACCAGACGATCGCCGCGCTCGCCGCGGCGGCCGGGGCGGCCAGGGTGGCCGCGCCCGTGGCCGAGCGGCCGCCCGCGACCGGAGCGGCCGTCGTCACCCCGATCCAGCACTGGTTCCTCGACACCGACCCCGCCGACCCGGACCACTTCGCCCAGCAGCTGAGCGTCCGGCTCGCCGGCGACGTCGACGAAGACCGGCTGCGGACCGCGGTGAACGCCGTCGTCGCCCACCACGACGCGTTCCGGCTGCGGTTCCGCCGCACCGCCGGCGGCTGGACGCAGGAGCACGCCGAGCCCGCCGAGGTGGACGTCTTCGGCGCGAAGATCGACATCGAGCACGGCCCGCTGGTGAGCGCGGAACTCACCGGCACGACACTGCGCCTGGCCGTGCACCACCTCGTCGTGGACGGCGTCTCGTGGCGGATCCTCCTGGAGGACCTCGATCACGCCTACCACGGGCGGGCCCTCGGCGCCCGGACGACGTCGTTCCAGGACTGGGCCGCCCGGCTCGCCGCGCATTCCTTCGCCGACGACCTCGCCCACTGGCAGGCGGTCGAAGGCGCCCAGATCCCCCTGGACACCGACGGCGTCAACACCGTGGCGAGCACCCGCACGGTCACCACCCGGCTGGACGCCGAGCTGACCCGGGCGCTGCTGCAGGACGTCCCGGGCGTCTACCGCACCCAGGTCAACGACGTGCTGCTGGCCGCGCTCGGCGAAGCCCTGCGCCAGTGGACCGGCGCCGAGCGCGTGCTGGTCGACATGGAAGGCCACGGGCGGGAAGACCTGTTCGACGACGTCGACCTGTCCCGCACGGTCGGCTGGTTCACGTCGATGTTCCCCGTCGCGCTCGACGTGCGCGGCGACGGCCTCGCTTCCCTGCTCAAGTCCGTCAAGGAGCAGCTGCGCGCGATCCCGGCCCGCGGCCTGTCCTACGGCGTGCTGCGCCACCTCGCCGGGACCGCGCCCGCCGTGGCACCCCGGCTCAGCTTCAACTACCTCGGCCGGTTCGAGGTCGAGGGCGAGCTCTACCGGGGCCTCGAGCGGGAACTCGAACTCTCCCAGAACCCCGCGGACGTCCGCGGGCACGCTGTCGACGTCGTCGCGCGGGTCACCGAAGGCCGCCTGGAGATCACCTGGTTCTACTCCGGACAGCTCCACGAGGAAGCCACGATCCGCACGGTCGCCGACGACCTCGTCCGCGGGCTGGCCGCGATCGTCGCGCACTGCACCGAACCCGGCGCCGGCGGCCGCACGCCGTCGGACTTCCCGCTGGCCGGCCTCGACCAGGCAGGAGTGGACCGGTTGGCCGGCGACGGCCGCGACGTCGAGGACATCTACCCGCTCACCCCGGCCCAGGCCGGCATGCTGTTCCACCGGCTCACCGGCGGCGGCCGTCAGGCCTACCTCCAGCAGGTGACGTTCGTGCTGGGCGACGTCCCCGACCCGGCCGCGCTGGCCGGCGCCTGGCAGCGGGTCGTGGACCGGACGCCGGTCCTGCGCACGCAGGTGGTCTGGGACGGGCTCGACTCGCCCGTGCAGGTGGTCCACCGGCAGGTCACCCTGCCCGTCGACCACCGGGACTGGACGACCGAACCCGAAGACCTGGACGCCGTCCTGGCGGCCGACCGCGACGCGGGCCTGGACCTGGGCGCCGTTCCGCTGATGCGGCTGCTGCTCGCCCGCGTCTCGGCGACCGAAGTCCGCGTGGTCTGGACGTTCCACCACCTCCTGCTCGACGGCTGGAGCCTCTTCCAGGTCCTCTCCGACGTCTCGGCCGCGCACGCCGGGCGGCCCCTGCCCACCCGCCGCCCGTTCCGCGACCACGTCCGGTGGCTGGCCGAACAGGACCAGCCGGCGGCGGAACGGTTCTGGCGCGAGCAGCTTTCCGGACGGCCCGAGCCGGTCCGGCTGCGCACCGACCACGCGCCCGACGGCCACCCGGTCGAGTCGACGGCCGCGCTGCGGATCGAGCTGCCCGCGGCTCCGCTGCGCACGGCCGCGCAACGTCACGGACTGACCCTCAACACGCTCGTCCAGGGCGCCTGGGCGGTGCTGCTGGCCCGCCACACCGGACGGCCGGAGGTCTGCTTCGGCACCACGGTCGCCGGGCGGCCCGCCGACCTGCCCGGCGCCGACGAGATCACCGGCATGTTCATCACCACGCTGCCGGTCGTCGCCGACGTCGACGAGCGGGCCGGCGCCGTCGACTGGTTGCGCGGTCTTCAGGAAGCCCAAGCCGAAGCACGGCGCTTCGACCACCTTTCCCTGGCGCGCCTGCAGAGCTGGGGCGGGGAGTTCGACACCCTCCTCGTCTTCGAGAACTACCCGGTCACCGCGGAGCTGGGGCTGCGCGAACTGCGCGGCGTGGAGACCACCAACTACCCGCTCAGCGTCGTCGCCTACCCCGGCGAGGAACGCCTGGAACTGCTCTTCGGCTACGACCCGGCACTCTTCGAGCCGGAGACGATCGCCGGGTTCGCCGGGCACCTGGAGACCCTGCTTTCCGAGCTCGCCACCCGGCCGCACGAGCCGCTCGCCCGGCTGCGCATGCTCACCGACGCCGACCAGCACGACGTCCTGGCCCAGGGGAACGGCGCCTCGCAGGACCTCCCGGACACGACCGTGCCGGAACTGTTCGCCGAGCAGGTGCGGCGCACCCCCGGCGCGGTCGCCGTCACCGGCGAGGAAACCCTGACCTACGCCGAACTGGACGCCCGCGCGAACCGGCTGGCCCACCGGCTGCTCGGCCTCGGCGCCCGGCGGGACGCCCTGGTCGGGCTGCTGCTCGGCCGCTCGGCCGACGTCGTCGTCGCCGAACTGGCGGTGCTCAAGGCCGGCGGCGCGTACCTGCCGCTCGACGCCCGCGCGCCGCGGAGCCGGCTGACGGCGCTGCTCGACGGCGTCCGCGTGCTGGTGACCGACGACGCCGGCCGGGCGCTCGCCCACGACGTCCACAGTGGACCGGTGGTGTCGATCGACGAACCGGGCGACGAGCCGTCCGAGGCGCCGGATGTCCTGCTCCGGCCCGAAAACCTGGCGTACGTCATGTACACCTCGGGGTCGACGGGGACGCCCAAGGGCGTGGCCGTCAGCCACCGGGCCATCGTCGCACTGGCCCGGGAGCGCTCCTTCGCCGTCCCTGCCCACCAAACGGTGCTCATGCACTCCGCGCTGGCGTTCGACGCGTCGACGTACGAGCTGTGGGTGCCGTTGCTCAGCGGCGGCCGCGTGGTCGTCGCGCCGCCGGGGGACATCGACGCCGACGTGCTGCGCCGCGTGATCAC
This window of the Amycolatopsis balhimycina FH 1894 genome carries:
- a CDS encoding TetR/AcrR family transcriptional regulator, which gives rise to MSSPESPDRPARSDARRNREKLIAVARRAFAAADGTVALEAIARDAGVGIGTLYRHFPTREALVEAVYAAELDDVTAGAPALLAEFPPEVALRAWMDRYAAFVETKRGMGDLFRASVASGRIATPATRRRLTAAVGSILERGARAGTLRADVDAEDVVLMLLGIFLAAADRDAERIGRQLDLVVDAVRPKPPE
- a CDS encoding aldo/keto reductase; amino-acid sequence: MPSPLAGRTVSRVGYGAMRLESLHSDPGAAVALLRRAFELGVDHVDTAQFYGNGFVNEVIRQAIRPGDDVLVASKVGADPDPGGPIPLRLAQRPEELRASVEDNLRALGLDRIPLVNLRRADRRPGVLAEGDQLVGLDDQLAVMTALRDEGKIGAIGLSSVTLDVLRRALPAGIACVQNAYNLIGRDDEDMLELCVAEDIAWVPFFPLGGAFRGLPVVTDEPAVRHAARALGRTPAQIGLAWLLHHAPNTHLIPGTASAEHLEENIAAGDIVLDAATLAALDAVPSRSMDVALR